The Bacillota bacterium DNA window CATGCAGGAGGAGGTGCCCGACAGCATGGAGGCCCTGCTGTTTTCGGGGGGCAAGGGTAAGCCTGCGAGGAAGGGCATTCCGTGACAGGCACACTCGGGCAAGTTGGCACACTATAGGCACACAAGCTCGTTCGCTGGAGGGGCGGCGCGGAATGAATGACCTGCTAGGTTGGCCTTTAGAAGGGCTGCCCGACCACGTGTTCCGCGAGTACGACATTCGCGGTGTCGTGGGGCGTGAGCTTTCGACTCCGTTCGTGTACTGGCTCGGAAGGGCGCTCGGAACATTCTACCGGCGTCACGGGGTCGGGTCGGTTTCGC harbors:
- a CDS encoding phosphomannomutase/phosphoglucomutase, with the translated sequence MNDLLGWPLEGLPDHVFREYDIRGVVGRELSTPFVYWLGRALGTFYRRHGVGSVS